Genomic segment of Saccharomyces cerevisiae S288C chromosome XV, complete sequence:
TGGGTAATATTTTGAACGGAGAATAGTTCAAACAAGCGTTTAAAAACTTCTCAATGTTTGTCCTGCTTACCGATACCATGCGAAACAGCTCTTTAACAATGTCCAATATTTGGCTTAATTGGGAATATATTTGCTCTGTGGAAAATAACTGGCATGTGTTTCCTAAGCTAAATAAACAATTATCCAAGTTAGACAATAGTTCAATACTATGCAGTGTAAAATAATCAAAGAACTCCgggaaaatgaaaaaatctttatAAAACATGATATATTCATCTTTTAGTGCTATATTAGGTGGAATTTCTCGTCTTTTCAAAGCGTCCAGAAGGTTTTCCAACTGAAGAACATTCAGCCTTCTCAAAACGCTCATGATAGTATCACTATCATGATATTCGTCGAtaagaagagaaaagagCTTCTGGCCCAAGTTTACCTGACTTTCGTTGACTGCGTTGGTTGAGAAATGAGGCCTATTGAATATCTTTCTCAAAGGGTTAGGCCCAATCTTCACTTCTGCCACTGTATCtggcttttctttttctggactattattttcataaaaCACTCCCTCATCCACATCGTAGTAATAATCCCAGATATCTAACTGGTATCGGAAAATTGGATTGGCAGTTCCGATAATTGCAAAGCATCCGACAAAATCACTATTCGATGCTACATACGCCCGCAAACCGTCAACAAGAGAAATGTCCATATAGGGAAAAATCAACGCAGCATTTCCTTTGAAGTATGATTGTGGATCGCTAGCATAAGTTGCCGTTATGTTGGCTAAtgacaaaataaaagcGCATAGGTCTTCTTTACTCAGTTTAGTTGAATTGATGACTAACTTCCATGCATTAACTTTTTGTCCGGCTTTAAGAAGGTAAGGGACAAATttatccaaaaattttaaaactAGTTCATTataatcattttcaatataaATAGGCTCTCTTCTAATCATATTAAATTGCAATGGGATTTTTAACAAAAATGGCGGGAGCGTCTTTGGCTGAAATCTTGtaaaatgatattgaatgAGTTGGTCATGAAAAGTCACAATGTTACCATACTTGTCCTTAGTGTCAAATCCATTGATGCAAAAGAGTTTCTTTAAAGTGGAATCCGGGTCTAAAAATACTTTGGTAATGATAGATTCGTCATGGATAGAGTGTAGCACTTCTTGTATACTACTTTTGGAATGTATGTCATTAATCAATGTAAGGTCAATACTGTTTAGCATATTAAAGCAATCAAGCAGTATGTCTGTAGCAGCAGCTTGAGTGGGAGCTTTCATATACAAGTCTAACACTAAtacaataatatttttgaatgcAAAGAAGGTTTTTAATGGTGTTCCGATGGCAATCGACTTGATTACTGCCCCTCTATCGTTCGTGGTGTCTAATACTGTGTTGGCGACatttatgaaaaataaaggttCGTTGTCGATGGCTTTCTGATTATTCTGAACTTCCTGGCATTCGAGCTCATCATCTTCCAAGACAATAGTGTatctattattttttgcaTCTTGATGATTTTCGGCATCGTAATATATGCTATTGGTAACACTACCATCTGACTGTTCACGATGATGCAGATTGAAACTGAAACGAGGGTCTTTTGGCACAGGAAAGAGTTGATAGTTTTGAGTAAACTTATTGTAATAAAGGGTAAACACTGTAATATCTTGTTTGCCGGGATTTCTCTCTATGCTACTCGGTATCATTAAACTTGCCAAGTTCATAGACACCGACGTATTGCCGTTGCGTTGCTCATGTGAGAACTGATTGAAACCTGGAATATCTTTCGGGTATTGGTGCTTCAAAATAGGACCTAatttattatcaaattctGCGGATATTATATAGCTGACATTCGGCCtttcaaaaggaaaggaTTCATTTTCTATCGACCTGTTGCTGATAGAGTTATTTAGTTCTCTTCGCAACATCCGGTAGCCAAAAATGTTTGCGTACCAAAGACTCTAACAGTGGGCGGTACTATGCTTGATCTTGATTTTATAGAGCTTGCACTTTTATAGAAGAACCATTGCTACCTAgacagttttttttgtttacattcgaatcatttttttttttgcatttaGTTAAATCCGAAGTCCTGACTAGATAATTTACTGTCAGAGAATAGTAGCATCTATGCAAGAAACTGGTATACAATAGTCGAGAGGTTGTTGTAAAAAACACAAAATACTAACACAAAGCCTGGCTGTTGAGATTGTGCGACATTCTTGATCAGTAAATGGTATTACAGACTGTCTATCAATGTTACATACTTGCTTATTACACGATTTATTGTATTTAAAGTGCAGAAAGAGTCTCAAAGATGTAAAAAACTGCAGCGTTTGCTGGTACTGCCCTAAAAAGGGTTATACCCAGTCCTCGATAAAAACCCTTTAGTCCAAATTTGCcaaatatcttcttcaccgCATTGGTGAGGCTTATATGTTCAGTTTGCATTACTGATTTCACAGTATCCGCAGGAAAAATACTGGCGTTGAATGCCAATCCAGCGCTCCCTCCACTAATAAGTAGTTCCCATATCTTACTTTCATCTCTTTTTGGGTCATCAAGGGAGTGCCTATCTTTCAACGACTTCTTAACTATTTCGTAGGTTGCAAACCAGGCAACACCACCGAAGCTTTCTCGAATAAAAGTGCCCGATTGCCCTTGCCACAATCCTGCCAATCCTCTCTCAGTTATAATTGCTTTTATTGTAGGCAACACCTTTGTATGTTTCGTTTTAGCTGATGCAACTTGTAAGTTCGCAACCTGCAACTTACACTTCACCAGCTCCACGGGTGTCAAAACTAAACTAGCACATGAACCCGCTACTCCACCAGAGATCAGGATTTGCCCCAACGGGGAAACGTTTGTATgtttttctaaaaatttAGAACATTGGTTATAAGACACAAATAATGTCGCGTTCTCCAGACATGCTCCAACTAAAGGTGAAGCAATGCCTTGAAAAAACCCTCGTGCTATTCCTTCATTTTGGTAAGTAAATTTTATACAAGACCATGTTGTTGGGAACACGTTGGATGCTTGTGTTTGCAACCTGACTTTCACAGTATCGAAAGGAAACTCGATCACCTTACCACAGGCGCCTGCAATGGAACCGTTTATTATATCGAGTATAGCGCCTTCTATTAatcctttctttttactgtCCTCCATTATACGTTGACCTTCCAGAATTTGAGTTCCCTATAggttaaagaaaagtttcTACGACAAAGCATCTACGCTTTAACAATTAACTATACCCGTGCTTCGATAATTTCACACTTTTCTGAATCTATCGACGCCAGGAGCAGAGAACTTATCATTGGCGATTCTTGACGCTGCGGCCACAGCGGCCACAGCGGAAAACGTATATGTCACATTTTTCGAGCTCAAGGTGAGTCACGATGCAGAACTGGAACGTACTAGGACTAAGTTGCAACGATGAAACTACAATGCTACGCTTTCTTCGTGCTAAGTACTCATTGTATCCATTAATATGGTCCACAAAAAGGGTAGGCTGCTGTTGTGCTTCATTAAGACTGGTCAAAAACACGGATccagcagcaacagcacCTGCATGGATGGAATAGGATTGGTGCTAAATCACTTGGAATTAAACACAAGGATTTTGGTCGGcaatattatataaatatagTCAGATGAGTGcttcatttttgttgataagtattaatgaagattAAGTGTGGATAATACTGTCTTTGATACTATACATTTAATGTGACGAATTGTATGACTCGTATACATAACTACCAAAGCGTAGATCTTTAACTTATTTTCAGCACTGTCCGAAATGCTCAGTTAGCAGTTTAGTACATTCACGTTAAAACGTGTATGTtcgaataaaaatcaactcACTCATCGACTGATATTCATACTACTGGTATATTGTCATACGGTGTAAGAAGATGACATAAAATCGAAAAACAATGGTAAAGTATAATGGCAActgaaatgcaaggatTTGATAACGTcataaaatgatgaaaaatataaaatggAGGGAGAAGTAACAGGTACGTAGAAATATTGGTTCCCTTTATGGATCCCTATATCATCGTGCAGAACTTCTCGTATATTCGATATACCTAAATTATAGCCCttaacaataatgaaatCCTAACGATTATCCCGAAAATTCACCTATTTCTCAGTATATGAAATGTACATTAACGTAAACACTCATCTTGCTACCATCATTATTTATATTGACATTAATGATCACTTGCTgcaacatttttttattttttcaaatcataTGAAACAAGTATTAATAAAAACACCGTTAACCCAACAATTAAAATCCGTGATAGTTTAATGGTCAGAATGGGCGCTTGTCGCGTGCCAGATCGGGGTTCAATTCCCCGTCGCggagatttttttgctgaTTTGATGTGTTCTCGAACTTTGTGATGCCGAAAAAATCAAGGTAATTCCGCCATAGCTACTATATTAGCTCTAAAAAACATCTAAGAATAAAATGGTATTTCAATCATATGTACATATCTAAgtaaagtttttttttttttagaaactttctttattcatattttgaatcaattcaattatttCGGAAAGATCCTCTACTGAAACGTCTACTAGTTCTTTATGTTCGAGCAGTAAATGTCCATTCACATGATTCTTGAGTAATACCGTGAAACATCCAGCAGATCTACCGGATTTCATGTCGTCAAATGAATCTCCTACCATGATCATTTCCAAGGGCCTTATATTTAGCTTCGAGGCGATGTGTAATAATGGGTCTGGTTGCGGTTTTGTAGGCCTAAACTCCCTTGTCACAATATAGTCAAACCTCGAAAGCTCGGATGGAATAAATCTTTTAACAAAAGTCTCTACCGGGGCTCCGACATTTCTAGTACATATGTTCTTGCTAATACCATTTTTCGTCAAATACCTCATTATGTCAACCAGACCAGGCTGCGGTTGCATCTCCTTCATGGCTTTTGCCTCAACTAATTCTATTCTATCATGcgcttcttttttttctttttctgtgGGCAATGTATCAATGAAATGAAGGATATCAATCGATTTGTCCTCCAATCCTATGGCGTTTCTCATTGCTGGAAACATCCAAGGCTGGGGTAGGCATAATGTGCCATCCATATCAAATACAACCGCTTTGATGTGTTTTAATCCCTGTAGTCCTTGTAGCTTTGTCATTATTCTGTGATACACTTTCAGTGACTATTGAACCGTATATATTGCCCGACTATCCTAATGATTGTGTTAGCGGCACCTGGCGATTGAGTCGAACACCCTGATATTTCGTTATAAGATATATATGACTTTTCTGgttttttcgttttctttacaCTTTTTTCCATAGCACGCGTTCAAAGCCTAATTTTGTAGAAAGGGGACGTTTTCAAGAGTGATTGAACTAGTTGAATATACTGTTTTGGTTTTGGTAAACGC
This window contains:
- the ORT1 gene encoding Ort1p (Ornithine transporter of the mitochondrial inner membrane; exports ornithine from mitochondria as part of arginine biosynthesis; functionally complemented by human ortholog, SLC25A15, which is associated with hyperammonaemia-hyperornithinaemia-homocitrullinuria (HHH) syndrome, but HHH-associated variants fail to complement) translates to MEDSKKKGLIEGAILDIINGSIAGACGKVIEFPFDTVKVRLQTQASNVFPTTWSCIKFTYQNEGIARGFFQGIASPLVGACLENATLFVSYNQCSKFLEKHTNVSPLGQILISGGVAGSCASLVLTPVELVKCKLQVANLQVASAKTKHTKVLPTIKAIITERGLAGLWQGQSGTFIRESFGGVAWFATYEIVKKSLKDRHSLDDPKRDESKIWELLISGGSAGLAFNASIFPADTVKSVMQTEHISLTNAVKKIFGKFGLKGFYRGLGITLFRAVPANAAVFYIFETLSAL
- the AFI1 gene encoding Afi1p (Arf3p polarization-specific docking factor; required for the polarized distribution of the ADP-ribosylation factor, Arf3p; participates in polarity development and maintenance of a normal haploid budding pattern; interacts with Cnm7p) yields the protein MLRRELNNSISNRSIENESFPFERPNVSYIISAEFDNKLGPILKHQYPKDIPGFNQFSHEQRNGNTSVSMNLASLMIPSSIERNPGKQDITVFTLYYNKFTQNYQLFPVPKDPRFSFNLHHREQSDGSVTNSIYYDAENHQDAKNNRYTIVLEDDELECQEVQNNQKAIDNEPLFFINVANTVLDTTNDRGAVIKSIAIGTPLKTFFAFKNIIVLVLDLYMKAPTQAAATDILLDCFNMLNSIDLTLINDIHSKSSIQEVLHSIHDESIITKVFLDPDSTLKKLFCINGFDTKDKYGNIVTFHDQLIQYHFTRFQPKTLPPFLLKIPLQFNMIRREPIYIENDYNELVLKFLDKFVPYLLKAGQKVNAWKLVINSTKLSKEDLCAFILSLANITATYASDPQSYFKGNAALIFPYMDISLVDGLRAYVASNSDFVGCFAIIGTANPIFRYQLDIWDYYYDVDEGVFYENNSPEKEKPDTVAEVKIGPNPLRKIFNRPHFSTNAVNESQVNLGQKLFSLLIDEYHDSDTIMSVLRRLNVLQLENLLDALKRREIPPNIALKDEYIMFYKDFFIFPEFFDYFTLHSIELLSNLDNCLFSLGNTCQLFSTEQIYSQLSQILDIVKELFRMVSVSRTNIEKFLNACLNYSPFKILPTAQLHGDNISRWSFESEVRQGFDNFNSYMGIEKDPHGVIVSAIDLFTQIYSFDILAFFLTFITKESGQDLPFTKSLSRRRTYLTRIAQSSSLRQFLQLSTRPNIRILGGNGQGTGNSNYPEFTNASSVISPKLRASPLLERRASKICYAITKLLYRLECHPIGMALLKKYLHNQLREAYLESKRHFISKKGDSTNTSSTIASSSFAGASVPLSSNESGMLNGLKQINEQQESTLETTQKED
- a CDS encoding putative haloacid dehalogenase-like hydrolase (Putative haloacid dehalogenase-like hydrolase; non-essential gene; overexpression causes a cell cycle delay or arrest; protein abundance increases in response to DNA replication stress); this translates as MTKLQGLQGLKHIKAVVFDMDGTLCLPQPWMFPAMRNAIGLEDKSIDILHFIDTLPTEKEKKEAHDRIELVEAKAMKEMQPQPGLVDIMRYLTKNGISKNICTRNVGAPVETFVKRFIPSELSRFDYIVTREFRPTKPQPDPLLHIASKLNIRPLEMIMVGDSFDDMKSGRSAGCFTVLLKNHVNGHLLLEHKELVDVSVEDLSEIIELIQNMNKESF